One segment of Streptomyces sp. NBC_00576 DNA contains the following:
- a CDS encoding RNA-guided endonuclease InsQ/TnpB family protein — MIRAYKFLLRPTVRQAQALGEMLRDHCSLYNAALQERRDAWRHPSKTSVKYGMQSGQLKDIRAFDPERQGRWSFSSQQATLRRLDKAFAAFFRRVKSGDTPGYPRFRGVNWFDTVDFPKDGDGCRWNSTPHDATTRVRFQGVGHVKVNQHRAVAGRVKTVSVKREGRRWFVVVTVEQDQPQPLPPTGSVAGIDLGIANFLADSNGEFVPNPRCGRQAAAKLQAAQQALSRFPRVRRDKRTANHRRAVGKVAQLHAKVRRQRLDHAHKTALGLVRAHDVIAHEDLRIRNMSKAPAPKPDPDRAGAFLPNGAVAKAGLNTSISDAGWGVFLTILHAKAESAGREVIAVDPRNTSRTCPECGHTAKENRPTQEKFHCVACGHTAHADTVAATNVLRAGLVRRNANPA; from the coding sequence ATGATCCGTGCATACAAGTTCCTCCTGCGGCCCACCGTCCGCCAGGCCCAGGCACTCGGCGAGATGCTGCGGGATCATTGCTCCCTCTACAACGCGGCCCTGCAGGAACGCCGTGACGCCTGGCGGCACCCGTCGAAGACCAGCGTCAAGTACGGCATGCAGTCCGGGCAGCTCAAGGACATCCGGGCGTTCGACCCGGAGCGTCAGGGCCGCTGGTCCTTCAGCTCGCAGCAGGCCACCCTGCGCCGCCTGGACAAGGCGTTCGCCGCGTTCTTCCGCCGGGTCAAGTCCGGTGACACGCCCGGCTATCCGCGTTTTCGTGGGGTGAACTGGTTCGACACGGTGGACTTCCCCAAGGACGGCGACGGCTGCCGGTGGAACTCCACCCCGCACGATGCGACTACCCGCGTCCGCTTCCAGGGCGTCGGGCATGTGAAGGTCAACCAGCACCGCGCCGTGGCCGGCCGAGTCAAGACTGTATCGGTCAAGCGCGAGGGCCGTCGGTGGTTCGTCGTGGTGACCGTCGAACAGGACCAGCCGCAGCCGCTGCCGCCGACCGGCAGCGTGGCCGGCATCGACCTGGGCATCGCGAACTTCCTCGCCGACTCGAACGGCGAGTTCGTCCCCAACCCGCGCTGCGGGCGTCAGGCCGCCGCGAAACTGCAAGCCGCGCAGCAGGCCCTGTCCCGGTTCCCGCGTGTCCGCCGGGACAAGCGCACCGCCAACCACCGGCGCGCCGTGGGAAAAGTCGCCCAGCTGCACGCAAAGGTGCGGCGCCAGCGCCTCGACCACGCCCACAAGACGGCCCTCGGCCTGGTCCGCGCGCACGATGTCATCGCGCACGAAGACCTCAGGATCCGCAACATGAGCAAGGCCCCCGCACCGAAGCCCGACCCCGACCGGGCAGGCGCGTTCCTGCCCAACGGAGCAGTGGCGAAGGCCGGGCTCAACACGTCGATCAGCGATGCCGGTTGGGGGGTGTTCCTGACGATCCTGCACGCCAAGGCTGAAAGCGCCGGACGGGAAGTGATCGCCGTGGACCCCCGCAACACCTCCCGCACCTGCCCCGAATGCGGGCACACCGCGAAGGAGAACCGGCCCACCCAGGAAAAGTTCCACTGCGTCGCCTGCGGGCACACCGCACACGCCGACACCGTGGCAGCCACCAACGTTCTACGGGCCGGGCTGGTCCGTCGCAACGCCAACCCGGCATAG
- a CDS encoding LacI family DNA-binding transcriptional regulator: protein MQEATPAPRSGEGPRAPKTVSIRDVAREAGVSHQTVSRVVNGHPKVKASTRARVLDVIAELGYTPNRMARALAGGAVRSVTVLTSDTSLYGASTTLKGIEEAARAADFTVQISVLDTGSAQQPADVAARVSRPGEAVLVIAFDAPGVRAWQALPAGFPAAAAVERPEDGRPGDRPQLWLDDRAAAAQATRYLLGLGHETVHYLAIPSSTTRIGQRTEGWRDGLRAAGKPLPEPLDAGWSPRSGYLAARSLLVDPSVTAVLCGNDDLALGVLRAARETGRDVPGDLSVVGFDDAPHSAYAHPALTTVRLDFEGLGRGCFGLLHRLLEPDTAPALPLWAEPELIVRESSGPAPLRRDRP, encoded by the coding sequence ATGCAGGAAGCGACCCCCGCCCCCCGCTCCGGAGAGGGACCGCGGGCTCCGAAGACCGTCAGCATCCGGGACGTCGCCAGGGAAGCGGGCGTGTCCCACCAGACCGTCTCCCGGGTCGTCAACGGTCACCCCAAGGTCAAGGCGTCGACCCGGGCCCGTGTTCTGGACGTCATCGCCGAGCTGGGCTACACGCCCAACCGGATGGCCCGGGCACTGGCCGGCGGTGCGGTGCGCTCGGTGACCGTGCTGACCTCCGACACCTCCTTGTACGGTGCCTCGACGACTCTGAAGGGCATCGAGGAGGCGGCGAGGGCGGCCGACTTCACGGTCCAGATCAGCGTGCTCGACACCGGCTCGGCCCAGCAGCCAGCGGATGTCGCGGCCCGGGTCAGCAGGCCGGGGGAGGCGGTGCTGGTGATCGCCTTCGACGCACCGGGCGTACGGGCATGGCAGGCACTGCCCGCCGGGTTCCCGGCAGCGGCGGCGGTGGAACGGCCCGAGGACGGCCGCCCCGGCGACCGGCCCCAGCTCTGGCTGGACGACCGGGCCGCCGCCGCTCAGGCCACCCGCTATCTCCTGGGCCTCGGCCACGAGACCGTGCACTACCTGGCGATCCCATCCTCCACCACCCGCATCGGCCAGCGCACCGAAGGCTGGCGCGACGGCCTGCGGGCGGCCGGCAAACCACTGCCGGAACCGCTCGACGCCGGCTGGAGCCCTCGCTCCGGCTACCTCGCCGCCCGCTCGCTGCTGGTCGACCCGTCGGTCACGGCCGTGCTCTGCGGCAATGACGACCTGGCACTCGGCGTACTCCGCGCGGCCAGGGAGACAGGCCGTGACGTGCCGGGCGACCTGAGTGTGGTGGGCTTCGACGACGCCCCCCATTCCGCCTACGCACACCCCGCCCTGACCACCGTCCGCCTCGACTTCGAAGGCCTCGGCCGGGGCTGCTTCGGCCTGCTCCACCGGCTCCTCGAACCCGATACCGCCCCGGCCCTGCCTCTGTGGGCCGAGCCGGAGCTGATCGTGCGGGAGAGCAGCGGCCCGGCCCCATTGCGGCGCGACCGGCCCTGA
- a CDS encoding TetR/AcrR family transcriptional regulator, with product MGRALRADAERSVRAILEAAERVLAQDAGASMEQIAEAAGLTRITVHRRFANRQALLEALAVSAKQQLIDAIEEARPDAAPALVALYRVTVNVMRVKNTWRYTLSHATAHTVAAAALWAEIDARTVELLNRAQREGLLAPDADLEWTRQVYYALLSEALNRPGADQDPAAQDPDEQATLVIDTLLHGAGPRG from the coding sequence ATGGGCCGAGCACTGCGGGCAGATGCCGAGCGCAGTGTGCGCGCGATTCTGGAGGCGGCCGAGCGGGTCCTCGCCCAGGATGCCGGCGCCTCCATGGAGCAGATCGCCGAGGCGGCCGGGCTGACCAGGATCACGGTGCACCGCCGGTTCGCGAACCGGCAGGCGCTGTTGGAGGCGCTGGCCGTCTCCGCGAAGCAGCAGCTCATCGACGCCATTGAGGAAGCCCGGCCCGATGCCGCTCCCGCGCTGGTGGCGCTGTACCGGGTGACCGTGAACGTGATGCGGGTCAAGAACACCTGGCGCTACACCCTCAGCCACGCCACGGCCCACACCGTCGCCGCAGCCGCACTCTGGGCGGAGATCGACGCCCGCACCGTCGAACTCCTGAACCGGGCACAGCGCGAGGGGCTTCTCGCCCCGGACGCGGACCTGGAGTGGACGCGGCAGGTGTACTACGCCCTCCTCAGCGAAGCCCTCAACAGGCCCGGCGCGGATCAGGACCCTGCCGCACAGGACCCGGACGAACAGGCCACACTCGTCATCGACACACTCCTGCACGGCGCGGGGCCGCGCGGCTGA
- a CDS encoding DUF418 domain-containing protein: MFPAASGVGNWVLATIWSRFFQRGPLEWLMGRATGIARRVQ, from the coding sequence GTGTTTCCGGCTGCGTCAGGGGTCGGCAACTGGGTTCTCGCCACCATCTGGTCCCGCTTCTTCCAGCGAGGCCCGCTCGAATGGCTGATGGGCAGGGCGACCGGGATCGCCCGGCGCGTTCAATGA
- a CDS encoding PPOX class F420-dependent oxidoreductase: protein MRKMTEQQWRAFVTHGTRTGKLSTVRADGSPHVTPVWFLLDGDDIVLTTEKNGVKGRNLARDGRFALCVDEDRPPYAFVLLQGRTAISEDPDDMLRWGGLLGARYMGDDRTEEYATRNGGPGNLLVRGRIDKVIAFAGIAD from the coding sequence ATGCGAAAGATGACCGAGCAGCAGTGGCGGGCGTTCGTCACGCACGGCACCCGCACCGGCAAGCTGTCCACCGTCCGCGCCGATGGCAGCCCCCACGTCACACCGGTCTGGTTCCTCCTCGACGGCGACGACATCGTGCTCACCACCGAGAAGAACGGGGTCAAGGGCCGAAACCTTGCCCGCGACGGACGGTTCGCCCTCTGCGTCGACGAGGACCGGCCCCCGTACGCGTTCGTCCTCCTCCAGGGCCGTACGGCGATCTCCGAGGACCCGGACGACATGCTGCGCTGGGGCGGCCTCCTCGGCGCCCGCTACATGGGCGACGACCGTACCGAGGAGTACGCCACACGCAACGGCGGCCCCGGCAACCTCCTCGTTCGCGGCCGCATCGACAAAGTCATCGCCTTCGCCGGCATCGCCGACTGA
- a CDS encoding RICIN domain-containing protein — MPSGKSAAPHWTRRIAVQALILSMALAGLVAMGGGRAPSPDLGRTEPVAVTTNQVAVTPAPMGWASWNSFASSIDYNTIKAQADALVSSGMAAAGYKYVNIDDGWWQGARDGNGKIVTDESLFPGGMKAMADYIHSKGLKAGIYTDAGKQGCGYYFPTTRPAAPNTGSEGHYQQDMQTFQEWGYDFVKIDWCGGNAEGLDQETTYKAISAANDAAAAITGRKLVLSFCEWGTGNPWNWGAGTSPMWRTSTDILFWGNSPSAANMLTNFDKTLHPSSQHTGYYNDPDMLMVGINGFSAAQNRTHMSLWAISGAPLLAGNNLATMSSTTASILKNSEVIAIDQDARGLQGVKVAEDTKGLQVYSKVLSGTGKRAVLLLNRTSSAAPVTARWADLGLTTAAASVRDVWTATNAGSSATSYTTSVPAGEAVLLTVSGTEASGTTYEAESSSNTLAGSAATTACANCSGGSRVDWVGNGSANTLTFNGVSAPASGVKLATIAYVNGDTTARTATLQVNGQQPTVVSFPPTGSWTTPGTVSVLVGMAKGSNTMKFSNSGGWSPNLDAVFLQGIAGTDGNEIIGTGSNRCLDIAKNSITNGTQPALWDCFGGHNQTFTSTSRGELVVYGNKCLDADNNGTTNGTKVIIWDCTGGTNQKWTVNSNGTITNNQSGLCLDAVSNGTANGTKIDLWTCNSGTNQKWTLN; from the coding sequence ATGCCTTCAGGGAAATCCGCCGCGCCCCACTGGACAAGACGTATCGCCGTCCAGGCGTTGATCCTCAGCATGGCTCTCGCCGGGCTTGTGGCCATGGGCGGTGGCCGGGCACCGTCGCCGGACCTCGGCCGGACCGAACCGGTCGCGGTGACCACCAACCAGGTCGCGGTTACGCCGGCACCGATGGGCTGGGCCTCCTGGAACAGCTTCGCCAGCAGCATCGACTACAACACCATCAAGGCCCAGGCCGACGCACTCGTCTCGTCCGGCATGGCCGCCGCCGGCTACAAGTACGTCAACATCGACGACGGCTGGTGGCAGGGCGCCCGCGACGGCAACGGCAAGATCGTCACCGACGAGAGCCTGTTCCCCGGCGGTATGAAGGCCATGGCCGACTACATCCACAGCAAGGGCCTGAAGGCGGGCATCTACACGGACGCGGGCAAGCAGGGCTGCGGCTACTACTTCCCCACCACCAGGCCCGCGGCGCCCAACACCGGCAGTGAGGGCCACTACCAGCAGGACATGCAGACGTTCCAGGAGTGGGGCTACGACTTCGTCAAGATCGACTGGTGCGGCGGCAACGCCGAGGGCCTCGACCAGGAGACCACGTACAAGGCGATCAGCGCCGCCAACGACGCCGCGGCCGCGATCACCGGCCGCAAGCTGGTCCTGTCGTTCTGCGAGTGGGGCACCGGCAACCCCTGGAACTGGGGCGCGGGAACGTCCCCGATGTGGCGCACCAGCACCGACATCCTCTTCTGGGGCAACAGCCCGTCCGCGGCCAACATGCTGACCAACTTCGACAAGACGCTGCACCCCTCGTCCCAGCACACCGGGTACTACAACGACCCCGACATGCTGATGGTCGGTATAAACGGCTTCTCCGCCGCCCAGAACCGCACGCACATGAGCCTGTGGGCGATCTCCGGCGCCCCGCTGCTGGCCGGCAACAACCTCGCCACCATGAGCTCCACCACCGCGTCGATCCTCAAGAACTCCGAGGTCATCGCCATCGACCAGGACGCCCGCGGCCTCCAGGGCGTCAAGGTCGCCGAGGACACGAAGGGCCTGCAGGTCTACAGCAAGGTCCTGTCGGGCACCGGCAAGCGTGCCGTGCTGCTGCTCAACCGCACCTCCTCCGCCGCCCCCGTCACCGCCCGCTGGGCAGACCTGGGCCTGACCACTGCCGCCGCCTCCGTACGCGACGTATGGACGGCGACGAACGCGGGCAGCTCCGCGACGAGCTACACCACCAGCGTCCCGGCGGGCGAAGCGGTGCTGCTCACCGTCTCCGGCACCGAGGCCTCCGGCACCACCTACGAGGCGGAGTCCTCGTCCAACACCCTGGCCGGTAGCGCCGCCACCACCGCCTGCGCGAACTGTTCGGGCGGCTCGCGGGTCGACTGGGTCGGCAACGGCTCCGCCAACACCCTGACGTTCAACGGCGTCAGCGCCCCGGCCTCCGGCGTGAAGCTCGCCACCATCGCCTACGTCAACGGCGACACCACCGCCCGTACGGCGACGCTGCAGGTCAACGGCCAGCAGCCCACGGTGGTCTCGTTCCCGCCGACCGGCTCCTGGACCACTCCCGGCACCGTCTCCGTGCTGGTCGGTATGGCCAAGGGCTCCAACACCATGAAGTTCTCCAACAGCGGCGGCTGGTCGCCCAACCTCGACGCCGTCTTCCTTCAGGGCATCGCGGGCACCGACGGCAACGAGATCATCGGGACCGGCTCCAACCGCTGCCTCGACATCGCCAAGAACTCGATCACCAACGGCACCCAGCCCGCCCTCTGGGACTGCTTCGGCGGACACAACCAGACCTTCACGTCCACGTCGCGCGGCGAACTCGTGGTCTACGGCAACAAGTGCCTCGACGCCGACAACAACGGCACGACCAACGGCACGAAGGTCATCATCTGGGACTGCACCGGCGGCACCAACCAGAAGTGGACCGTCAACTCCAACGGCACCATCACCAACAACCAGTCCGGCCTCTGCCTCGACGCCGTCAGCAACGGCACCGCCAACGGGACCAAGATCGACCTGTGGACGTGCAACAGCGGGACCAACCAGAAGTGGACGCTCAACTGA
- a CDS encoding SPL family radical SAM protein: MEPVEIEAKTLIQKSKTPSNDYVINPYTGCVLGCAYCFASFAGRQFGRSAKEWGDYLYVKKNAVDLARKELARMPEHKRHGTMLLSSVTDPYQGHETKYRLTRGILRELKAVEYPGLVRILTKSPVVTRDIDLLTSLPRAEVGMTVTTADDKVSRWLEVRAPLASRRLRTLTELREAGIPTFAFVGPLLPHFATQPELLDHLFGQLVEAGITEVFMEHINLKPYIRERMDQVLAEEPDEVREAYVQARTKEHREQLDAIVAGLLTKHGLRLRFDEVVHHDDNDALRQRLAGPV; encoded by the coding sequence ATGGAACCGGTCGAGATCGAGGCGAAGACCCTGATCCAGAAGTCGAAGACCCCGTCGAACGACTACGTGATCAACCCCTACACCGGCTGCGTTCTGGGCTGCGCGTACTGCTTCGCCTCATTCGCGGGGCGCCAGTTCGGCCGGTCGGCCAAGGAGTGGGGCGACTACCTGTACGTGAAGAAGAACGCCGTCGACCTGGCCCGCAAGGAGCTGGCCCGGATGCCCGAGCACAAGCGCCACGGCACGATGCTCCTCAGCTCGGTCACGGACCCCTACCAGGGCCACGAGACGAAGTACCGGCTCACCCGAGGCATCCTGCGCGAGCTGAAGGCGGTCGAGTACCCGGGCCTGGTCCGCATCCTGACCAAGTCGCCCGTCGTCACCCGCGACATCGACCTGCTCACCAGCCTGCCCCGGGCGGAGGTCGGCATGACCGTGACCACCGCTGACGACAAGGTCAGCCGCTGGCTGGAGGTGCGCGCCCCGCTCGCCTCCCGCCGCCTGCGCACCCTCACAGAACTACGCGAGGCCGGCATCCCCACCTTCGCCTTCGTCGGCCCGCTCCTGCCCCACTTCGCCACTCAGCCCGAACTCCTGGACCACCTCTTCGGGCAGCTCGTCGAAGCGGGCATCACCGAGGTGTTCATGGAGCACATCAACCTCAAGCCGTACATCCGCGAGCGCATGGACCAGGTCCTCGCCGAGGAACCCGACGAGGTGCGCGAGGCATACGTACAGGCCCGCACCAAGGAACACCGCGAGCAGCTCGACGCGATCGTGGCCGGCCTGCTGACCAAACACGGGCTGCGGCTGCGCTTCGACGAGGTCGTCCACCACGACGACAACGACGCCCTGCGGCAGAGGCTGGCCGGCCCGGTGTGA
- a CDS encoding nuclear transport factor 2 family protein, whose amino-acid sequence MTSTNIDVARTYFQAVQTGDMATLGSLLDADIVWHQPGANQFSGEHKGQGAVFQMLGGMMETSRGTFAIDKIHTLMGNGDLVAATIHFSGRLDDASMSMEGVDLLRIENGKITEMWLFSADPAAEDAFWG is encoded by the coding sequence ATGACCAGCACGAACATCGACGTCGCCCGCACCTACTTCCAGGCCGTCCAGACCGGAGACATGGCCACCCTCGGCAGCCTCCTCGACGCCGACATCGTCTGGCACCAGCCCGGCGCCAACCAGTTCTCCGGCGAGCACAAGGGCCAGGGCGCCGTCTTCCAGATGCTCGGCGGCATGATGGAGACCAGCCGGGGCACCTTCGCCATCGACAAGATCCACACGCTGATGGGCAACGGCGACCTGGTCGCCGCCACCATCCACTTCAGCGGCCGCCTTGACGACGCGTCGATGAGCATGGAAGGCGTGGACCTCCTGCGCATCGAGAACGGCAAGATCACAGAGATGTGGCTCTTCTCCGCCGACCCGGCCGCCGAAGACGCCTTCTGGGGCTAG
- the tnpA gene encoding IS200/IS605 family transposase produces MSPRWEPDPDVRRGNHVVFNLHAHLVFVTKYRREVFNDEMLTRCEEIMREVCESFGAELREFNGEDDHVHLLVNYPPKIALSKLVNSLKGVSSRYLRAEYTDRINRTGTGSVFWSPSYFAGSCGGAPLSTVKDYIDNQKRPT; encoded by the coding sequence ATGTCACCGCGCTGGGAACCAGATCCCGATGTCCGAAGAGGAAATCATGTCGTTTTCAACCTCCACGCACACTTGGTGTTTGTCACGAAGTACCGGCGTGAGGTCTTCAACGACGAGATGCTGACGCGCTGCGAGGAGATCATGCGCGAGGTGTGTGAGAGCTTCGGCGCGGAGCTGCGGGAGTTCAACGGCGAAGACGACCACGTCCACCTGCTCGTGAACTACCCGCCGAAGATCGCCCTGTCCAAACTCGTCAACAGCCTCAAGGGCGTCAGCTCCCGCTACCTGCGCGCGGAGTACACCGACCGGATCAACCGGACCGGGACGGGATCCGTCTTCTGGTCCCCGTCCTACTTCGCGGGATCCTGCGGCGGCGCACCACTGAGCACCGTCAAGGACTACATCGACAACCAGAAGCGACCGACCTGA
- a CDS encoding low temperature requirement protein A, with the protein MGARRARVLCPPPHPHPARYPANPTWTGAAQTLVLYLAVYAAWAYTTWAVTLVPAEDPRTRRMLLAVMFAGLFMNAAIPRAFGDAGWVFVATFLLIHIGRTVWLLTVGLDPVNQEHFRRVLVWFVAPTPLWVTGAAVDGGARLAWWAAAILVELVGTWAAHPLPGRRLDSRQVTFAGGHLLERGRLFVIIAFGETVMTTGTALTTAPYEPMTLLTSGVALTGTVALFWLFFSHSERVVRHYQRTEDPMRAGRSGVISLMASVAGLIAVAVADERVIAHPAEHAGITTNLLLFGGPALYIGAQTWHGATLFDDLLWSRLLALSALVIGCAVTTPAPAYLAAVIAAAIVVALAVFEERRPASDERARPIPSGPRTADRNTCPTAPAAGLPVGREHRQAVR; encoded by the coding sequence GTGGGCGCTCGGCGCGCGCGGGTTCTCTGTCCACCACCTCACCCGCACCCCGCGCGGTACCCCGCCAACCCGACGTGGACCGGCGCCGCCCAGACGCTCGTGCTCTACCTCGCCGTCTACGCGGCGTGGGCGTACACCACCTGGGCGGTCACCCTCGTCCCGGCCGAGGACCCGCGGACCCGGCGGATGCTGCTGGCGGTCATGTTCGCGGGACTGTTCATGAACGCCGCGATCCCGCGGGCCTTCGGCGACGCCGGGTGGGTCTTCGTCGCCACCTTCCTGCTGATCCACATCGGCCGGACGGTATGGCTGCTCACGGTCGGCCTCGACCCTGTCAACCAGGAGCATTTCCGCCGCGTCCTGGTCTGGTTCGTCGCCCCCACCCCCTTGTGGGTGACCGGGGCCGCGGTCGACGGCGGCGCGCGGCTGGCGTGGTGGGCGGCGGCGATCCTGGTCGAGCTGGTGGGCACCTGGGCGGCGCATCCTCTGCCCGGCCGCAGACTGGACTCCCGGCAGGTCACCTTCGCCGGTGGGCACCTGCTGGAGCGCGGACGCCTGTTCGTGATCATCGCGTTCGGCGAGACGGTCATGACCACCGGCACCGCGCTCACCACCGCGCCGTACGAGCCGATGACCCTGCTGACCAGCGGTGTCGCGCTCACCGGCACGGTCGCGCTGTTCTGGCTGTTCTTCAGCCACTCCGAGCGCGTCGTACGGCACTACCAGAGGACCGAGGACCCGATGCGGGCCGGGCGCAGCGGCGTCATCAGCCTCATGGCCTCCGTCGCCGGGTTGATCGCCGTTGCCGTGGCCGACGAACGTGTCATCGCACATCCGGCGGAGCACGCCGGCATCACCACCAACCTGCTGCTGTTCGGCGGGCCGGCCCTCTACATCGGCGCGCAGACCTGGCACGGGGCAACCCTCTTCGACGACCTGCTCTGGTCACGGCTGCTCGCACTGTCCGCTCTGGTCATCGGCTGCGCCGTCACGACGCCAGCCCCGGCATACCTGGCCGCCGTCATCGCCGCCGCGATCGTCGTCGCCCTGGCGGTGTTCGAAGAGCGCCGTCCGGCGAGTGACGAGCGTGCGAGGCCGATCCCATCAGGCCCCCGGACCGCTGACAGGAACACCTGCCCTACGGCACCCGCGGCCGGCCTGCCCGTCGGCAGGGAGCATCGGCAGGCCGTTCGGTGA
- a CDS encoding VOC family protein: MTVPAFNSVAWFEFGTDQPEKVKEFYGELFDWNYALNTNTPGVTYHSVMPPGAQQPAGGVWESEGKFPNYAIFYVLVQDVAATVERAGELGAKVLMEPVSDSAGLSFARLQDTAGNHFGVFSAPAP, encoded by the coding sequence ATGACCGTTCCCGCCTTCAACTCGGTCGCCTGGTTCGAGTTCGGCACCGACCAGCCGGAGAAGGTCAAGGAGTTCTACGGGGAGCTCTTCGACTGGAACTACGCCCTCAACACCAACACCCCGGGCGTCACCTATCACTCGGTGATGCCGCCCGGTGCCCAGCAGCCGGCGGGCGGCGTGTGGGAGTCGGAGGGCAAGTTCCCGAACTACGCGATCTTCTACGTCCTCGTCCAGGACGTCGCCGCGACCGTCGAGCGCGCCGGCGAACTGGGCGCCAAGGTGCTCATGGAGCCGGTCTCCGACTCTGCGGGCCTCAGCTTCGCCCGGCTGCAGGACACGGCCGGCAACCACTTCGGCGTCTTCTCCGCACCCGCCCCCTGA
- a CDS encoding MFS transporter produces the protein MTDRAVGRRRRALFLLFFLPGIALSSWVTRTPDVRDQLGLSTGQMGLILFGLSVGSMIGILCSGRFVSRFGTRPVIALGTLLIIAGTVVIGAGSAVRSAPLVAAGLSLFGAGMGGGEVAINVDGADVERITGTVVLPTLHGCFSLGTVIGGSAGMAATAAAIPVPWHMAVVALVATGILVHVLRAVPAGTGISAAPSTPGPGPGPGPGPAQRSGPQVWKDRKLLLIGAIVLAMALAEGAANDWLPLLMVDGHGLDAAMGSLVFVGFAAAMTLGRFSGGFFLSRFGRPAVVRASAVSGAVGLLLVIFSDNAAVAATAVLFWGLGASLGFPVALSAAGDSGPDQTARVSLVAIIGYVAFLVGPPALGFLGDHYGLRSAMVVVLVFVASAILIAPAADTRDRTPTAVDAAPRTPPSTDPAGQHQRDRS, from the coding sequence TTGACAGACCGCGCCGTAGGCCGACGCCGTCGGGCTTTGTTCCTCTTGTTCTTTCTGCCGGGCATCGCCCTGTCGTCCTGGGTCACGCGCACCCCGGATGTCCGTGATCAACTGGGCTTGTCCACCGGGCAGATGGGGCTGATCCTGTTCGGCCTGTCCGTGGGTTCCATGATCGGCATCCTGTGTTCCGGCCGTTTCGTGTCCCGGTTCGGCACCCGGCCGGTCATCGCGCTCGGCACTCTCCTGATCATCGCGGGCACGGTCGTCATCGGTGCGGGCAGCGCCGTGCGGTCGGCACCCCTGGTCGCCGCGGGACTGTCCCTGTTCGGCGCGGGCATGGGCGGGGGCGAGGTGGCGATCAACGTGGACGGCGCCGATGTGGAGCGCATCACCGGGACCGTGGTGCTGCCCACCCTGCACGGCTGCTTCAGCCTGGGCACGGTCATCGGGGGTTCGGCCGGAATGGCGGCCACCGCCGCCGCGATCCCCGTCCCCTGGCATATGGCGGTGGTCGCCCTGGTCGCTACGGGGATTCTGGTCCACGTCCTGCGTGCCGTTCCCGCGGGTACCGGCATCAGCGCCGCGCCGTCGACACCGGGTCCGGGTCCCGGTCCCGGTCCCGGTCCGGCGCAACGGTCCGGGCCTCAGGTGTGGAAGGACCGGAAGCTGCTGTTGATCGGTGCCATCGTGCTGGCCATGGCGCTGGCCGAGGGCGCCGCCAACGACTGGCTGCCGCTGCTCATGGTCGACGGCCACGGCCTTGACGCCGCGATGGGCTCGCTCGTCTTCGTGGGGTTCGCGGCGGCGATGACGCTGGGACGCTTCAGCGGCGGGTTCTTCCTCAGTCGTTTCGGGCGGCCCGCTGTCGTGCGCGCGAGCGCCGTCTCCGGTGCCGTCGGACTCCTCCTGGTCATCTTCTCCGACAATGCTGCGGTAGCCGCAACAGCCGTACTCTTCTGGGGACTTGGGGCATCCCTCGGTTTCCCGGTGGCCCTGTCGGCAGCGGGTGACTCGGGCCCCGACCAGACCGCCCGCGTCTCACTGGTCGCCATCATCGGCTACGTCGCCTTCCTCGTGGGGCCACCGGCCCTCGGGTTCCTGGGCGACCACTACGGGCTGCGCTCGGCAATGGTGGTGGTTCTGGTGTTCGTCGCCTCCGCCATCCTCATCGCTCCCGCCGCCGACACCCGTGACCGCACGCCCACCGCGGTGGACGCGGCCCCGCGCACGCCGCCCAGCACCGATCCCGCGGGGCAACACCAAAGAGACCGCTCATGA